Proteins from a genomic interval of Tenacibaculum sp. SZ-18:
- the mgtE gene encoding magnesium transporter, with amino-acid sequence MAIEITKELLDNVSSLIANQKDTALSDLFTDVHHADIAEVLDELSFDEAVYIIRLLDSETTSEVLMDVDDDVREKILEQLSAKEIAEEIEELDTDDAADVIAELPEERKEAVMQQIEDEEHAKEIVELLRFDEDSAGGLMAKELVKVNENWSVLGCVTKMREQAAEVTRVHSIYVVDDSGKLKGRLSLKDLLMASTKSKIADIYIPRVDFVNVHDTAEDVANKMRKYDLEAIPVVDELGILVGRITIDDIVDVIKEEADKDYQLAAGITQDVEADDTILELTRARLPWLFLGLIGGIGAFLIMGGFEDSFKENAVLFFFTPLIAAMAGNVGVQSSAIIVQGLANDDVKGSINKRLIKEMLLAALNGLALAIFLFLFIWLYNKDIQTSFAVSVSLIVVIIVAGLIGTFIPLFLDKRGIDPAIATGPFITTSNDIFGILIYFTIAKLILGV; translated from the coding sequence ATGGCGATAGAAATAACGAAAGAACTTCTTGATAATGTTTCCAGCTTAATCGCAAATCAAAAAGATACTGCTCTTTCTGATCTTTTTACTGATGTTCATCATGCTGATATCGCTGAAGTTTTAGATGAACTTTCTTTTGACGAGGCTGTTTATATTATCCGTTTACTAGATAGTGAAACAACTTCAGAAGTTTTAATGGATGTTGATGACGATGTACGTGAAAAAATTCTTGAACAATTATCAGCTAAAGAAATTGCCGAAGAAATTGAAGAACTAGATACTGATGATGCTGCGGATGTAATTGCTGAACTTCCTGAAGAACGAAAGGAAGCAGTAATGCAGCAAATTGAAGATGAAGAACACGCCAAAGAAATTGTAGAGTTACTTCGATTTGATGAAGATTCTGCCGGAGGATTAATGGCAAAAGAGCTTGTAAAAGTAAATGAAAATTGGTCTGTTTTAGGTTGTGTTACCAAAATGAGAGAACAAGCCGCTGAAGTTACCAGAGTTCATTCTATTTATGTGGTAGATGATAGCGGAAAACTTAAAGGACGCCTTTCTCTTAAAGACTTATTAATGGCTTCAACAAAATCTAAAATTGCGGATATTTATATTCCTAGAGTTGATTTTGTTAATGTTCATGACACTGCCGAAGATGTAGCTAATAAAATGCGTAAATACGATTTAGAAGCTATCCCTGTAGTTGATGAATTGGGAATTTTAGTAGGTCGAATTACAATTGATGATATCGTTGATGTAATTAAAGAAGAAGCGGACAAAGATTATCAATTAGCCGCGGGTATTACACAAGATGTTGAAGCCGATGACACTATTTTAGAATTAACACGAGCTCGCTTACCTTGGTTATTCTTAGGTTTGATTGGAGGAATTGGTGCTTTCTTAATTATGGGAGGTTTCGAAGATTCTTTTAAAGAAAATGCTGTTTTATTCTTTTTTACACCATTAATTGCAGCCATGGCTGGAAACGTTGGAGTACAATCTTCAGCAATTATTGTGCAGGGTTTAGCCAATGATGATGTAAAAGGAAGTATCAATAAACGCTTAATTAAAGAAATGTTATTAGCTGCCTTAAATGGTTTAGCCCTTGCAATTTTCTTATTTCTATTTATTTGGCTATATAACAAAGATATCCAGACTTCATTTGCAGTTTCAGTTTCATTAATTGTGGTAATTATTGTAGCTGGATTAATTGGTACTTTTATACCCTTATTTCTAGATAAAAGAGGAATCGATCCTGCAATTGCAACTGGACCTTTTATCACCACAAGTAATGATATTTTCGGAATCTTAATTTACTTCACTATTGCGAAGTTGATTTTAGGTGTTTAG